Proteins encoded by one window of Streptococcus sanguinis:
- the ytpR gene encoding YtpR family tRNA-binding protein — translation MIFTYNKEYVGDVLMVIVADNQGAKLEAERKGRVARVYREDNGQTVAWNIFEQSDLFEIAERGQVFLTDEQVAILNQELSKEGFPADLANDSQPKFVVGEIVDMVAHPDSDHLNICQVQVAADKTVQIVAGAPNAKVGLKTIVALPGAMMPKGNLIFPGELRGEKSFGMMCSPRELQLPNAPQKRGIIELADSELVGTSFDPAKHWQG, via the coding sequence ATGATTTTTACCTATAATAAAGAATATGTCGGTGATGTGCTGATGGTTATTGTTGCGGACAATCAAGGAGCTAAACTGGAGGCTGAGCGCAAAGGACGGGTAGCGCGTGTTTACCGCGAAGATAATGGCCAGACAGTAGCTTGGAATATTTTTGAGCAGTCAGACCTTTTTGAAATTGCAGAGCGAGGACAGGTCTTTTTGACAGATGAGCAAGTGGCCATTCTCAATCAGGAACTGAGCAAGGAGGGATTCCCAGCGGACTTGGCCAATGACAGCCAGCCAAAATTTGTGGTTGGAGAAATCGTTGATATGGTAGCTCATCCAGATAGTGACCACCTGAATATCTGCCAAGTGCAGGTAGCTGCTGATAAGACCGTTCAAATCGTGGCCGGTGCTCCTAATGCCAAAGTCGGCCTCAAAACGATTGTGGCTCTGCCAGGTGCTATGATGCCTAAAGGGAATTTGATATTTCCGGGAGAACTTCGAGGAGAAAAGAGTTTTGGTATGATGTGCAGCCCACGAGAACTTCAGCTGCCTAATGCGCCTCAAAAACGCGGCATCATTGAATTAGCCGATAGTGAACTAGTTGGAACTTCCTTTGATCCGGCCAAGCATTGGCAGGGATAA
- a CDS encoding substrate-binding domain-containing protein, which translates to MVSAKVKKRIQHYQKKALWPLFILLILSLLFVYFKGVLPDEKQVKIGVTYMTMNNDFYKTLNAELEKKTNQQGSRLYVRDPELDEGKQSQQIDFFVREKVDVIVINPVKSNSPSIISSLQKAKKAGIKIIVVDAPISQDVKVDTTIVSDNYQAGVLIAQDMMKRLPSANILLLEHRNAVSAMDRIQGFIDTIEKQPSYKIISQKETLGQTEETMPQVKRALDEGLDFNVVMALNDRAAIGALAAIKNQGLDKKISIYGVDGSPDIKNFLATTSDIEGTVAQSPIQMGRKVAQVIELMQEGKSYDSQYLIPVHLVNRDNISQYTVTGWQ; encoded by the coding sequence ATGGTATCAGCTAAGGTCAAAAAACGGATACAGCATTATCAGAAAAAGGCTCTCTGGCCGCTTTTCATTCTGCTTATCTTGAGTTTGCTTTTTGTTTATTTCAAGGGCGTTTTGCCAGATGAGAAGCAGGTCAAGATTGGGGTGACTTACATGACCATGAACAATGACTTTTACAAGACCTTAAATGCGGAGCTGGAGAAGAAAACCAACCAGCAGGGCAGCAGGCTCTACGTTCGGGATCCTGAGCTGGATGAGGGCAAGCAGAGCCAGCAGATTGACTTTTTTGTCCGAGAAAAGGTTGATGTCATTGTCATCAATCCGGTGAAAAGCAATAGTCCAAGTATTATTTCCTCTCTTCAAAAGGCCAAGAAAGCTGGGATTAAAATTATCGTAGTGGATGCGCCTATCAGTCAGGATGTAAAAGTGGATACGACCATTGTGTCTGATAACTACCAAGCAGGCGTCCTGATTGCCCAGGACATGATGAAGCGTCTTCCTTCTGCCAATATTCTCCTTCTAGAGCACCGCAATGCCGTCTCTGCCATGGACCGGATTCAGGGATTTATTGATACGATTGAAAAACAGCCTAGCTACAAGATTATTTCCCAGAAAGAAACACTAGGCCAGACTGAGGAAACCATGCCACAGGTCAAAAGGGCTCTGGATGAAGGTTTAGACTTTAATGTAGTTATGGCGCTCAATGATCGAGCAGCCATCGGGGCCTTGGCTGCTATTAAAAATCAAGGTCTTGATAAGAAAATCTCAATCTATGGCGTGGATGGTTCGCCAGATATCAAAAACTTTCTGGCTACGACTAGCGACATAGAGGGGACCGTGGCCCAATCGCCCATTCAGATGGGACGCAAGGTGGCACAGGTAATTGAGCTGATGCAGGAGGGCAAATCCTACGACAGCCAATACCTGATCCCCGTTCACTTAGTCAACAGAGATAATATCAGTCAATACACAGTTACAGGGTGGCAATAA
- a CDS encoding thioredoxin family protein, producing the protein MIFPVNTEEVASYVNDGEKTVFFFTADWCGDCRFIKPFLPEIEAENPDYRFIQVDRDDYLDLAKEWDVYGIPSLVVLEKGQEIGRLVNRDRKTKSQINEFLASIREKGSVK; encoded by the coding sequence ATGATTTTTCCTGTAAATACAGAGGAAGTGGCTTCTTATGTCAATGATGGGGAGAAGACTGTCTTCTTTTTCACGGCTGACTGGTGCGGAGATTGCCGATTTATCAAACCTTTCCTGCCAGAGATAGAAGCGGAAAATCCTGACTATCGCTTTATCCAAGTGGACCGTGATGATTATCTGGATTTGGCCAAAGAGTGGGACGTATACGGGATTCCCAGCTTAGTAGTGCTGGAAAAGGGACAGGAGATTGGCCGTCTGGTCAATCGTGACCGCAAGACTAAGAGTCAAATCAATGAATTTTTAGCGAGTATAAGAGAAAAAGGGAGCGTAAAATGA
- the pepA gene encoding glutamyl aminopeptidase — protein sequence MTTLFSKIKEITELSAISGHEAPVRSYLRKKITPHVDEIVTDGLGGIFGVRHAEAENAPRVLVAAHMDEVGFMVSEIKPDGTFRVVEIGGWNPLVVSSQRFKLFTREGREIPLISGSVPPHLTRGSGGPVMPQIADIVFDGGFADKAEAESYGIRPGDTIVPDSSAILTANGKNIISKAWDNRYGVLMVSELAQAFSGQPLDSQLYVGANVQEEVGLRGAHASTTKFAPEVFLAVDCSPAGDIYGGQGAIGDGTLIRFFDPGHLMLPAMKDFLLTTAEEAGIKYQYYCGKGGTDAGAAHLQSGGVPSTTIGVCARYIHSHQTLYAMDDFLQAQAFLQALVKKLDRSTVDTITNY from the coding sequence ATGACAACATTATTTTCAAAAATCAAGGAAATAACAGAGCTTTCTGCTATTTCAGGTCACGAGGCACCTGTTCGCAGCTACCTGCGGAAAAAAATCACTCCCCATGTCGATGAGATTGTCACCGACGGTCTGGGCGGTATCTTTGGGGTACGCCATGCAGAAGCTGAAAATGCTCCCCGTGTGTTGGTAGCGGCCCACATGGATGAGGTTGGCTTTATGGTCAGCGAAATTAAGCCGGACGGGACCTTCCGCGTGGTGGAAATCGGCGGCTGGAACCCCCTGGTCGTTAGCAGCCAACGCTTCAAACTTTTTACCCGTGAAGGTCGGGAAATTCCCCTTATCTCAGGCTCTGTCCCTCCTCATCTAACGCGCGGATCTGGCGGACCAGTTATGCCACAGATTGCAGATATTGTCTTTGACGGTGGCTTTGCAGATAAGGCAGAAGCTGAAAGCTACGGCATCCGTCCAGGAGACACGATCGTGCCAGACAGCTCTGCTATTCTCACAGCTAACGGAAAAAATATCATCTCCAAAGCCTGGGATAACCGCTACGGCGTCCTTATGGTCAGCGAATTGGCTCAAGCCTTTTCTGGTCAACCACTAGACAGCCAACTCTATGTCGGTGCTAATGTTCAAGAAGAGGTTGGCTTGCGTGGTGCCCATGCCTCTACGACAAAATTTGCCCCTGAGGTCTTCCTGGCTGTAGATTGCTCACCAGCGGGTGATATTTATGGCGGTCAAGGAGCCATCGGTGATGGAACGCTGATTCGCTTCTTTGATCCTGGTCATCTCATGCTGCCAGCTATGAAAGACTTCCTCTTGACAACTGCTGAGGAAGCAGGCATCAAGTATCAATATTACTGCGGTAAGGGCGGAACGGATGCTGGTGCTGCCCATCTCCAAAGCGGTGGCGTGCCATCTACTACCATTGGTGTCTGTGCCCGCTACATTCATTCCCACCAAACTCTCTATGCCATGGACGATTTCCTGCAAGCCCAAGCCTTCCTGCAAGCTCTGGTCAAAAAGCTGGATCGCTCAACGGTGGATACGATTACCAACTATTAA
- a CDS encoding lantibiotic ABC transporter permease, with protein MKETMSLLHSEWLKIRSTKAFKVSMAFMLLLVPAVSWLEGRQYLSVGLDATPETVPGLAEAIDPLEYLGLNGASMAGMVLVILAGILGAMEFQSHSLRTSLLTCNNRLKLLAGKLMTFACFSLASSFLSIYFSYMVMHLALGKEGLDPILLNQAAWSLILWKTLSLTLLGILSFLLGLLARTMLVPLLFLVPQIYNLGNYLAAHTSWGAYLPQPAGELFTATPTSQYANNPLQGLLILGAWLLVIGGMASLHFLKTDLGGRY; from the coding sequence ATGAAAGAAACGATGTCCTTATTGCATTCAGAATGGTTGAAAATTCGCTCAACCAAGGCTTTCAAAGTGAGTATGGCCTTCATGCTGCTATTGGTGCCTGCCGTATCCTGGCTAGAGGGCCGACAGTATTTATCTGTCGGCTTGGATGCCACGCCTGAGACGGTTCCCGGCCTGGCAGAAGCCATTGACCCGCTGGAATATCTAGGCCTCAATGGTGCTTCTATGGCAGGCATGGTTTTGGTCATCTTAGCTGGAATTTTGGGAGCTATGGAATTTCAGTCTCATAGCTTGAGAACCAGTCTTTTGACCTGTAATAACCGCCTGAAGTTGCTTGCGGGGAAACTCATGACCTTTGCTTGCTTTTCTCTTGCCAGTAGCTTTTTATCAATCTACTTTAGTTATATGGTCATGCACCTGGCTTTAGGAAAGGAAGGGCTTGATCCGATTCTGCTCAATCAAGCAGCTTGGAGTCTGATTTTGTGGAAAACCTTATCTCTGACCTTATTGGGAATCCTTTCATTTTTGTTAGGTTTATTGGCTCGGACCATGCTAGTTCCTCTGCTTTTTCTCGTACCCCAAATCTATAATCTGGGAAACTACCTGGCAGCTCACACGAGTTGGGGAGCTTATTTGCCACAGCCAGCTGGAGAGTTGTTTACTGCAACGCCAACTTCCCAATATGCTAACAATCCCTTGCAAGGGCTGTTGATACTTGGTGCATGGTTGCTAGTCATCGGCGGCATGGCCTCTCTGCACTTTTTGAAGACGGATTTAGGAGGACGCTACTGA
- a CDS encoding single-stranded DNA-binding protein, with protein sequence MYNKVIVIGRLTATPELHKTANEKSVARATVAVNRRYKSQSGEREADFVNVVVWGRLAETLASYASKGSLISLDGELRTRRYEKEGATHYVTEVLCHSFQLLESRAQRALRENNSGADLADLVLEEEELPF encoded by the coding sequence ATGTATAATAAAGTAATTGTAATCGGCCGGCTGACGGCTACACCTGAACTGCACAAGACTGCGAATGAAAAATCTGTGGCCCGCGCAACGGTCGCGGTTAATCGCCGTTATAAATCTCAGAGCGGTGAGCGTGAGGCGGATTTTGTAAATGTCGTTGTCTGGGGTCGTCTAGCTGAGACTTTAGCCAGCTATGCAAGTAAGGGCAGCTTGATTTCTCTGGATGGTGAGCTACGGACTCGTCGCTATGAGAAGGAGGGGGCGACTCATTATGTGACAGAAGTGCTCTGTCATAGCTTCCAGCTCCTGGAAAGTCGGGCCCAGCGCGCTCTGCGTGAAAATAATAGCGGAGCTGATTTAGCAGATTTGGTGTTGGAAGAAGAGGAACTTCCCTTTTAA
- a CDS encoding sensor histidine kinase, with the protein MAIRIRNFKSLVWTTSLKIVFFHVLIFVLIGYEFTQGSDHVLFTLFFWAGSLLLITFYHILKLLRKIDREIKMLKSKKLLEENKSRLFRIEEMLEVYSDLRSSHQENARLLEREQQHNQELILQLSATSHDLKTPLTVIKGNAELLELAQLSQPQADYASEILEASHKMEEYCGSLIDYAKTFQIDSNQFIQLSLGDFLAYLQDDWALFSKQESHRFYLQEDCELSLILSIHLDYLKRALLNILLNALEHADQDQKEVKLTVSVQQDQLVFAIWNNGPAFSEEMLLGAEQLFYQSDQSRNSANPHHGIGLAFSKQVALLHGGRLTLLNPDQGGACVELAVALESK; encoded by the coding sequence ATGGCAATTAGAATCCGAAATTTCAAAAGCCTAGTCTGGACAACCAGTTTAAAAATCGTCTTTTTCCATGTTTTGATTTTTGTGCTTATAGGTTATGAATTTACGCAAGGAAGTGATCACGTTCTTTTCACCTTGTTCTTTTGGGCGGGGAGCTTGCTGCTGATTACTTTTTATCATATTTTGAAATTGCTCCGAAAAATCGACAGGGAAATAAAAATGCTAAAGAGCAAGAAGCTTTTAGAAGAAAATAAAAGTCGTCTTTTTCGGATTGAGGAAATGCTAGAAGTCTATAGCGATTTACGGAGCAGCCACCAAGAAAATGCTCGTCTTCTAGAAAGAGAGCAGCAGCATAATCAGGAGTTGATTTTACAGCTATCAGCGACATCGCACGATTTGAAGACGCCCCTAACTGTGATTAAAGGGAATGCTGAGCTCTTGGAGTTGGCGCAGTTGAGCCAGCCACAGGCAGACTATGCTTCTGAGATTTTGGAGGCCAGTCACAAGATGGAAGAGTATTGTGGCTCTTTGATTGATTACGCTAAGACTTTTCAGATTGATTCTAATCAGTTCATTCAGCTTTCCTTAGGGGACTTTTTGGCTTATCTACAGGATGATTGGGCACTGTTCAGCAAACAGGAAAGCCATCGTTTCTACCTCCAAGAAGATTGTGAGCTTAGTCTGATTTTGTCAATTCATTTGGACTATCTCAAGCGAGCTTTGCTCAATATTTTACTGAATGCGCTTGAACATGCTGACCAGGACCAAAAGGAAGTCAAGCTAACGGTATCAGTGCAGCAGGACCAGTTGGTTTTTGCTATCTGGAACAATGGCCCTGCATTTTCAGAGGAGATGCTGCTGGGAGCGGAACAGCTCTTTTATCAGAGTGACCAAAGCCGCAATTCAGCTAATCCCCATCATGGAATCGGCTTAGCCTTTTCTAAGCAGGTAGCTCTCTTGCACGGTGGTCGTCTGACCCTGCTCAATCCAGACCAAGGAGGAGCTTGTGTAGAATTGGCTGTAGCTTTGGAAAGCAAATAA
- a CDS encoding DUF1846 domain-containing protein → MKKIAFDSEKYLNLQRDHILERINQFEGKLYMEFGGKMLEDFHAARVLPGYEPDNKIRLLKELKDQVEIVIAINANNIEHSKARGDLGISYDQEVLRLIDTFNELDIYVGSVVITQYSGQPAADLFRSQLEKNGIASYIHYPIKGYPTDMDHIISPEGMGKNDYIKTSRNLVVVTAPGPGSGKLATCLSNMYHDQINGIKSGYAKFETFPVWNLPLHHPVNLAYEAATADLDDVNMIDPFHLQTYGKTTVNYNRDIEIFPVLKRMLERILGKSPYASPTDMGVNMVGFAIVDNDAAIEASQQEIIRRYYQTILDFKAERVPESAVKKIQLLMNDLGITPLDRKVTVAARAKAESTGEPALALELPNGQIVTGKTSELFGPTAAVLINAIKKLANIAKETKLIEPEYVKPIQGLKINHLGSRNPRLHSNEILMALAITAMENQDAANAMQQLGNLKGSEAHSTVTLTDEDKNVLRKLGIHVTMDPVYQYDRLYRK, encoded by the coding sequence ATGAAAAAAATTGCTTTTGATTCTGAGAAATACTTAAACCTGCAGCGCGACCATATCTTGGAGCGCATTAATCAATTTGAGGGCAAACTTTACATGGAATTCGGCGGTAAAATGCTGGAAGATTTCCATGCTGCCCGTGTCCTGCCAGGCTACGAGCCGGACAATAAAATCAGACTGCTTAAAGAGCTCAAGGACCAAGTAGAGATTGTCATTGCCATCAATGCCAACAACATTGAGCACTCTAAGGCGCGCGGGGATTTGGGTATTTCCTATGACCAGGAAGTGCTGCGACTAATTGATACCTTTAACGAGCTGGATATTTATGTAGGTTCAGTGGTTATCACCCAATATTCCGGTCAGCCGGCAGCTGACCTCTTCCGCAGCCAGCTGGAAAAGAATGGCATCGCCTCCTACATCCACTACCCGATCAAGGGCTACCCGACCGATATGGACCATATCATCTCGCCTGAAGGTATGGGGAAAAACGACTACATCAAAACCAGCCGTAATCTAGTCGTTGTTACCGCACCTGGTCCTGGTTCTGGTAAATTAGCTACTTGCCTATCCAATATGTACCACGACCAAATCAATGGCATCAAATCAGGCTACGCCAAGTTTGAAACCTTCCCAGTTTGGAATCTGCCCCTGCACCATCCTGTCAATTTAGCTTATGAGGCAGCGACAGCAGACCTGGACGATGTCAACATGATTGACCCTTTCCACTTGCAAACCTACGGAAAAACCACAGTCAACTACAACCGTGATATTGAAATTTTCCCAGTCCTCAAGCGCATGCTAGAGCGTATCCTTGGAAAATCACCTTATGCTTCTCCAACGGATATGGGCGTCAACATGGTCGGCTTTGCCATTGTAGACAATGATGCAGCTATCGAGGCATCCCAACAGGAAATCATCCGTCGCTACTACCAGACGATTCTGGACTTCAAGGCAGAGCGTGTTCCTGAATCTGCTGTCAAGAAAATCCAACTCTTAATGAACGACTTGGGCATCACACCACTGGACCGTAAGGTAACAGTTGCTGCGCGTGCCAAGGCTGAAAGCACTGGTGAGCCAGCTCTGGCCTTGGAATTGCCAAACGGTCAAATCGTAACCGGTAAGACTTCTGAGCTTTTTGGTCCTACGGCAGCTGTATTGATTAATGCCATTAAGAAATTAGCCAATATTGCCAAAGAGACCAAGCTAATTGAACCTGAGTATGTCAAGCCAATCCAAGGCCTGAAAATCAATCATCTGGGCAGCCGTAATCCTCGACTCCACTCAAACGAAATCTTGATGGCTCTGGCAATCACAGCCATGGAAAATCAAGATGCGGCAAATGCCATGCAACAACTCGGTAATCTCAAGGGCAGCGAGGCCCACTCCACTGTCACTCTGACAGACGAAGACAAAAACGTCCTGCGTAAGTTGGGCATCCATGTAACCATGGACCCCGTTTACCAGTATGATCGACTCTATAGAAAATAA
- a CDS encoding DUF4651 domain-containing protein — protein MKAKKIILTTTALLGAGALAFGAAKVVQEQKRLRNREEIVELVRDFFSSQGSISCLYVKLYESTDDRLVGGLVLEDDRHFAFVYENGQLSYEEEA, from the coding sequence ATGAAAGCTAAAAAAATCATTTTAACCACAACCGCCCTTTTGGGGGCCGGAGCTCTGGCTTTTGGGGCAGCCAAAGTCGTACAGGAACAGAAAAGACTGCGTAATCGGGAGGAAATCGTCGAGCTTGTGCGAGATTTCTTTTCCAGTCAGGGTAGTATTTCCTGTCTCTATGTCAAGCTCTACGAGTCCACGGATGACCGCTTGGTTGGCGGTCTGGTTTTAGAGGACGACCGTCATTTTGCTTTTGTCTATGAAAATGGTCAGCTAAGTTACGAGGAAGAAGCATGA
- a CDS encoding helix-turn-helix transcriptional regulator, with protein sequence MENRIQELRKRKKLSQEELAEKLEVTRQTIISLEKGRYNASLLLAHKIASFFNLRIEEVFLFEEDES encoded by the coding sequence TTGGAAAATCGAATTCAAGAATTACGAAAAAGAAAAAAGCTCAGCCAGGAGGAGCTAGCTGAGAAGCTAGAGGTCACGAGACAAACGATTATTTCTTTGGAAAAAGGCCGCTACAATGCCTCGCTGCTTTTGGCTCATAAAATTGCCTCCTTTTTCAATTTAAGGATTGAAGAAGTTTTTCTCTTTGAGGAGGATGAATCATGA
- a CDS encoding response regulator transcription factor — protein sequence MEIMRQYRILVVDDDRSILKLVKNVLELDAYDVTTLDRIEDLELTHFVGYDLILLDVMMEPVNGFELCSYIRPHLSCPIIFLTAKELEADKVEGLFRGADDYIVKPFGTKELLARVRAHLRREERREERYSEIASCQFYPERYEVACFGKVLKFSEREFKLLHLLASNPKQTFSAERLHTLLYPESSETQLRSISEYVYQIRQKCKQEGLQAIATVRGVGYRWQLESEISKA from the coding sequence ATGGAAATCATGAGACAGTATCGTATTTTGGTGGTTGATGACGACCGGAGCATTTTGAAGCTGGTGAAAAACGTCCTAGAGCTCGATGCTTATGATGTGACGACGCTTGATCGGATAGAAGACCTAGAGCTGACGCATTTTGTCGGATATGACTTGATTCTGCTGGATGTGATGATGGAGCCTGTTAATGGTTTTGAGCTGTGTTCCTACATTCGTCCTCATCTTTCGTGTCCAATCATCTTTCTGACGGCCAAGGAATTGGAGGCGGACAAAGTAGAAGGGCTCTTTCGCGGAGCAGATGACTATATTGTCAAGCCTTTTGGAACTAAAGAATTGCTGGCGCGTGTCAGAGCTCATCTTAGGCGGGAGGAAAGACGTGAGGAGCGATATTCTGAAATTGCTTCTTGTCAATTTTATCCAGAGCGCTATGAAGTTGCCTGTTTTGGTAAAGTCTTGAAATTTTCAGAGCGAGAGTTTAAGTTGCTGCATTTACTAGCTAGCAATCCCAAGCAGACCTTTTCAGCTGAACGCTTGCATACCTTGCTTTACCCAGAAAGCTCAGAAACACAGCTTCGTTCCATCTCAGAATACGTATATCAGATTCGTCAAAAATGCAAACAAGAAGGACTGCAAGCAATCGCAACTGTGAGAGGAGTAGGCTATAGATGGCAATTAGAATCCGAAATTTCAAAAGCCTAG
- a CDS encoding sensor histidine kinase produces MRPQKSIFYSKIALMVINLVAIVYNASIYLFATNYVAAKGFSHSLLERLDAIPGSPSLIFWVSISLYGSLLLVMYYRERHPNQLSVYDKATIIEILLMLVIFSVLHSSYNGLILLVFADIFYGSKEFNSSKDKKYWFSFIILSFGMLLLSNYDLMSLFIKLPSLDTYIRFYPESVRLLLLFGKNFLYSLNIVVFMISLLFYILSAITERHRIEEELRMASQANRELNSYLALSEKIAEDRERKRIAREIHDTLGHALTGISAGIDAVKVLVDIDTNRAKEQLNNVSVVVRDGIRDVRGSLNKMRPGALENNTLKEALIKIIREYEAISNLEIHLRYEWDNIDLDIAKEDIVFRVIQESITNSVRHGHAKTIWIELLEEESYVMTIQDDGVGFDELHYGYGLKQMQERLMIIGGSVRFENRDGFYTHIEIPKIGGRHD; encoded by the coding sequence ATGAGACCTCAAAAAAGTATATTTTACAGCAAAATAGCCTTGATGGTCATCAATCTGGTTGCCATTGTCTATAATGCGTCCATCTATCTCTTTGCGACCAACTATGTAGCAGCTAAGGGCTTCAGTCATTCGCTTTTGGAGCGTTTGGATGCTATTCCGGGCTCTCCCAGCTTGATTTTCTGGGTATCAATTAGCCTCTATGGCAGTTTGCTTTTGGTCATGTACTATCGCGAGCGCCACCCCAATCAGCTGTCCGTCTATGACAAGGCGACTATTATTGAAATCCTGCTCATGCTGGTCATCTTTTCCGTCCTGCATTCGTCCTACAATGGCTTGATTCTCTTGGTGTTTGCGGATATTTTCTATGGCTCTAAGGAGTTCAATTCTTCCAAGGACAAGAAGTACTGGTTTTCTTTCATTATTTTGAGCTTTGGCATGCTGCTCTTATCCAACTATGACCTCATGTCGCTCTTTATCAAGTTGCCTTCGCTGGATACTTATATTCGTTTTTACCCAGAGTCCGTCCGGCTGTTACTGCTTTTTGGTAAGAACTTCCTCTATTCCCTCAATATCGTCGTCTTTATGATTTCCTTGCTCTTCTACATCTTGTCAGCCATTACGGAGCGTCATCGGATTGAGGAAGAGCTGCGCATGGCTTCTCAGGCCAATCGCGAGTTGAATTCTTATCTGGCCTTGTCTGAGAAAATAGCAGAAGATCGAGAGCGAAAGCGGATTGCCAGAGAGATTCACGATACATTGGGCCATGCCCTGACGGGAATTTCGGCGGGTATTGATGCGGTCAAGGTCTTGGTTGATATTGATACCAATCGGGCTAAGGAGCAGCTCAATAATGTTTCAGTCGTCGTTCGAGATGGTATCCGTGATGTCCGAGGATCGCTCAATAAGATGCGACCGGGAGCTCTGGAAAATAACACTTTGAAGGAAGCTCTGATTAAGATTATCCGTGAGTATGAAGCCATCTCCAACTTGGAGATTCATCTCCGCTACGAATGGGATAATATTGACTTGGATATTGCCAAGGAAGACATTGTCTTTCGGGTGATTCAAGAGTCTATTACCAACTCTGTCCGCCATGGGCATGCCAAGACTATCTGGATTGAGTTACTGGAGGAAGAGTCCTATGTAATGACCATTCAGGATGATGGTGTTGGTTTTGATGAACTCCACTATGGCTATGGCCTCAAGCAGATGCAGGAGCGCCTAATGATTATTGGCGGAAGCGTCCGATTTGAAAATCGGGACGGTTTCTACACGCATATCGAAATCCCAAAAATAGGAGGAAGACATGATTAA
- a CDS encoding lantibiotic ABC transporter permease has translation MIKALLKSEWIKFRSYYLALGAALVVLVVVPFFLMNLDYSQTAVGQTKALSEALHALYLAQPVIVIFTSLYFAQEFVKSGMRTNFLTVSNRKAWLAGKILFLFLLLLILYSIMIGSCFLVMLARFDLSFSWSLLGKFLYYSSFGLLSNLFLAFLTAGLALLFQSWVVPVSVLFPLLIGLSRLLATFIKEAKYLPDLATLNLFEYEGLQHSIDLSGLGIQLLWLALVWSSAIFLTLKRDVR, from the coding sequence ATGATCAAAGCTCTGCTTAAAAGTGAATGGATTAAGTTCCGTTCTTACTATCTCGCTCTTGGTGCCGCCTTGGTGGTTCTGGTAGTCGTTCCTTTTTTTCTGATGAATCTTGACTATAGTCAGACAGCAGTTGGCCAGACAAAGGCTCTGAGCGAGGCTTTGCATGCCCTCTATCTAGCGCAGCCTGTCATCGTCATCTTTACTTCGCTCTATTTTGCCCAGGAGTTTGTCAAGTCTGGGATGCGAACGAATTTTCTAACCGTATCAAATAGAAAGGCTTGGTTGGCTGGGAAAATCCTTTTTCTGTTCTTGCTGCTCTTGATCCTCTACAGTATCATGATAGGCAGCTGTTTCCTTGTTATGCTGGCTCGTTTTGACCTAAGCTTTAGCTGGTCCTTACTGGGGAAATTCCTCTATTACAGCTCTTTTGGTCTTCTCAGCAATCTTTTTCTGGCTTTTTTAACTGCCGGCCTCGCTTTGCTATTTCAATCTTGGGTTGTGCCGGTGTCGGTGCTCTTTCCTCTCTTGATTGGTCTCAGCCGTTTATTGGCGACTTTCATCAAAGAAGCAAAATACCTGCCCGATCTGGCTACGCTAAATCTTTTTGAGTATGAAGGACTTCAGCATTCAATAGATCTCTCAGGGCTAGGAATACAGCTGTTATGGTTAGCTTTGGTTTGGAGCTCTGCTATATTCTTAACATTGAAACGAGATGTTCGCTAG